In Thermus neutrinimicus, the DNA window CTGGGGCAGAACCTGGTCTACTTCCTCACTCCCTCCGAGTACCTGCAGGACCAGGGGCGTTACCAGAACCGTCCCGTACGCCTGGGGGGATTGGTGAAGGAGGGCACGGTGCGCTACGACAAGGATAACCTGGAGCTTCGCTTTATCCTCACCGATGGGGTGGCGGAGGTGCCCGTGGTGCATAGGGGCACGCCTCCGGGCATGTTCAAGGAGGGGCAGGGGGTGGTGGTGGAGGGCCGCTTTCAGGAAGGGGTCTTCCACGGCACCAACCTCTTGGTGAAGCACTCCGAGACCTACCAGGCCCCCAAGGAGGGCTGGACCCCGGAGGAGGTGCGCAAGCTCATCGAGGAGGCCAAATGACCCCGGCCCTTCTCGGCAACCTGGGCGTCAGCCTGGCTTTGGCCTTCAGCCTTCTGGGCCTGGCCCTTTCCCTTCTCGCCTACCACCAGGGGGACGGGCGCTTCCTGAAGGGGGCTAAGGCCCTGGTCCTTCCCGCCTTCCTGGCGGCCCTGGCGGCCTTCTTGGCCTTGGAATGGGCCCTTCTCACCCATGACTTCAGCCTGGCCTATGTGGCCCGCAACCACTCGGTGCATGATCCCCTTTGGGTCACCCTGGTGACCCCGTGGGCCGCCTTGGAGGGCAGCATCCTCCTTTGGGGCCTGTTGCAAACCCTCTACACCCTCTTGGCCAGCCGCAAACCCCTGGACTCCTGGCGGGCTACCGTGGTCCTGGCGGTCCTCTTTGGGATCCAGGTCTTCTTCTTCGGGGTCATGGCCAC includes these proteins:
- the ccmE gene encoding cytochrome c maturation protein CcmE, with the translated sequence MRAKYLIGLVVILGSLAYLIFGGLGQNLVYFLTPSEYLQDQGRYQNRPVRLGGLVKEGTVRYDKDNLELRFILTDGVAEVPVVHRGTPPGMFKEGQGVVVEGRFQEGVFHGTNLLVKHSETYQAPKEGWTPEEVRKLIEEAK